The following proteins are encoded in a genomic region of Vulpes vulpes isolate BD-2025 chromosome X, VulVul3, whole genome shotgun sequence:
- the VSIG1 gene encoding V-set and immunoglobulin domain-containing protein 1 isoform X11, translating into MVFAFWKVFLILSCLAGQVSMVQVTIPNSIVNVTIGSDVTLVCTYTSTVASRDKLSIQWSFFHKKDLPPTSHSPCLNTEGMEEKAVSQCLNMAHARDARGRCSWTSQIYYSEGGQAVAIGQFKDRIIGSSSPDNASITISHMQPADSGVYICDVNNPPDFVGKNQGILKVNVLVKPSKPFCSIQGVPETGHPISLSCLSLLGTPSPVYYWYKLEGEDIIPVKENFNPATGTLVIGNLTSFEQGYYQCTAINNLGNSSCEIDLTSSHPEVGIIVGALVGTLVGAAIIVSVMCFARNKAKAKGKERKRNSKTTTELEPMTKVNQSTEFEAMPDEHVIQLEATLPPSGHEDDPDAILGPDHHPIPEPEAVQEPAPQPAPGPQPVPGLELEIKLEPELKPDPDPEPEPELEPESEPEPEPGIIVEPLCEKDRE; encoded by the exons GTCAAGTTAGTATGGTGCAGGTGACCATCCCAAACAGCATTGTGAACGTGACTATTGGATCTGATGTCACACTTGTCTGCACCTACACCAGCACTGTGGCCTCCCGAGACAAGCTCTCCATCCAGTGGTCATTCTTTCACAAGAAGGACTTACCACCAACTTCC CACAGCCCGTGCCTCAATACTGAGGGTATGGAGGAAAAGGCAGTCAGTCAGTGTCTAAATATGGCGCATGCAAGAGACGCTCGGGGAAGATGTAGCTGGACCTCTCAG ATTTACTATTCCGAAGGTGGACAAGCTGTAGCCATCGGGCAATTTAAAGATCGAATTATAGGGTCCAGCAGTCCAGATAATGCATCTATCACCATTTCACATATGCAACCAGCAGATAGTGGTGTCTACATCTGCGATGTTAACAACCCTCCTGATTTTGTTGGAAAAAATCAAGGCATCCTCAAAGTCAATGTGTTAG TGAAACCTTCTAAGCCCTTTTGCAGCATCCAAGGAGTACCAGAAACTGGCCATCCTATATCTCTTTCTTGCCTCTCGCTGCTTGGGACACCTTCCCCTGTATACTACTGGTATAAACTTGAAGGCGAAGACATCATCCCAGTGAAAGAAAACTTCA acCCAGCCACTGGGACTTTGGTTATTGGAAATCTGACCAGTTTTGAACAAGGTTATTACCAGTGCACAGCTATCAACAACCTTGGCAATAGTTCCTGTGAAATTGATCTGACTTCTTCTC ATCCAGAAGTTGGAATCATCGTTGGGGCGCTGGTGGGGACCCTCGTAGGTGCTGCCATCATCGTCTCTGTCATGTGCTTTGCAAGGAACAAAGCAAaggcaaaggggaaagaaaggaagcgaAATTCAAAGACCACCACAGAACTCGA ACCAATGACAAAGGTAAACCAAAGTACAGAGTTTGAGGCAATGCCAGATGAACACGTGATCCAGCTAGAAGCTACCTTGCCACCTTCTGGCCATGAGGATGACCCCGATGCCATCCTAGGGCCAGATCATCATCCTATCCCGGAGCCAGAGGCTGTCCAGGAGCCTGCCCCGCAGCCTGCCCCTGGGCCACAGCCTGTCCCAGGGCTGGAGCTTGAGATAAAGCTGGAGCCAGAGCTGAAGCCAGACCCAGatccggagccggagccggagctgGAGCCTGAgtctgagcctgagcctgagcctgggATTATAGTGGAGCCCTTGTGTGAGAAGGATAGGGAGTGA
- the VSIG1 gene encoding V-set and immunoglobulin domain-containing protein 1 isoform X15, which translates to MVQVTIPNSIVNVTIGSDVTLVCTYTSTVASRDKLSIQWSFFHKKDLPPTSIYYSEGGQAVAIGQFKDRIIGSSSPDNASITISHMQPADSGVYICDVNNPPDFVGKNQGILKVNVLVKPSKPFCSIQGVPETGHPISLSCLSLLGTPSPVYYWYKLEGEDIIPVKENFNPATGTLVIGNLTSFEQGYYQCTAINNLGNSSCEIDLTSSHPEVGIIVGALVGTLVGAAIIVSVMCFARNKAKAKGKERKRNSKTTTELEPMTKVNQSTEFEAMPDEHVIQLEATLPPSGHEDDPDAILGPDHHPIPEPEAVQEPAPQPAPGPQPVPGLELEIKLEPELKPDPDPEPEPELEPESEPEPEPGIIVEPLCEKDRE; encoded by the exons ATGGTGCAGGTGACCATCCCAAACAGCATTGTGAACGTGACTATTGGATCTGATGTCACACTTGTCTGCACCTACACCAGCACTGTGGCCTCCCGAGACAAGCTCTCCATCCAGTGGTCATTCTTTCACAAGAAGGACTTACCACCAACTTCC ATTTACTATTCCGAAGGTGGACAAGCTGTAGCCATCGGGCAATTTAAAGATCGAATTATAGGGTCCAGCAGTCCAGATAATGCATCTATCACCATTTCACATATGCAACCAGCAGATAGTGGTGTCTACATCTGCGATGTTAACAACCCTCCTGATTTTGTTGGAAAAAATCAAGGCATCCTCAAAGTCAATGTGTTAG TGAAACCTTCTAAGCCCTTTTGCAGCATCCAAGGAGTACCAGAAACTGGCCATCCTATATCTCTTTCTTGCCTCTCGCTGCTTGGGACACCTTCCCCTGTATACTACTGGTATAAACTTGAAGGCGAAGACATCATCCCAGTGAAAGAAAACTTCA acCCAGCCACTGGGACTTTGGTTATTGGAAATCTGACCAGTTTTGAACAAGGTTATTACCAGTGCACAGCTATCAACAACCTTGGCAATAGTTCCTGTGAAATTGATCTGACTTCTTCTC ATCCAGAAGTTGGAATCATCGTTGGGGCGCTGGTGGGGACCCTCGTAGGTGCTGCCATCATCGTCTCTGTCATGTGCTTTGCAAGGAACAAAGCAAaggcaaaggggaaagaaaggaagcgaAATTCAAAGACCACCACAGAACTCGA ACCAATGACAAAGGTAAACCAAAGTACAGAGTTTGAGGCAATGCCAGATGAACACGTGATCCAGCTAGAAGCTACCTTGCCACCTTCTGGCCATGAGGATGACCCCGATGCCATCCTAGGGCCAGATCATCATCCTATCCCGGAGCCAGAGGCTGTCCAGGAGCCTGCCCCGCAGCCTGCCCCTGGGCCACAGCCTGTCCCAGGGCTGGAGCTTGAGATAAAGCTGGAGCCAGAGCTGAAGCCAGACCCAGatccggagccggagccggagctgGAGCCTGAgtctgagcctgagcctgagcctgggATTATAGTGGAGCCCTTGTGTGAGAAGGATAGGGAGTGA
- the VSIG1 gene encoding V-set and immunoglobulin domain-containing protein 1 isoform X12: protein MVQVTIPNSIVNVTIGSDVTLVCTYTSTVASRDKLSIQWSFFHKKDLPPTSHSPCLNTEGMEEKAVSQCLNMAHARDARGRCSWTSQIYYSEGGQAVAIGQFKDRIIGSSSPDNASITISHMQPADSGVYICDVNNPPDFVGKNQGILKVNVLVKPSKPFCSIQGVPETGHPISLSCLSLLGTPSPVYYWYKLEGEDIIPVKENFNPATGTLVIGNLTSFEQGYYQCTAINNLGNSSCEIDLTSSHPEVGIIVGALVGTLVGAAIIVSVMCFARNKAKAKGKERKRNSKTTTELEPMTKVNQSTEFEAMPDEHVIQLEATLPPSGHEDDPDAILGPDHHPIPEPEAVQEPAPQPAPGPQPVPGLELEIKLEPELKPDPDPEPEPELEPESEPEPEPGIIVEPLCEKDRE, encoded by the exons ATGGTGCAGGTGACCATCCCAAACAGCATTGTGAACGTGACTATTGGATCTGATGTCACACTTGTCTGCACCTACACCAGCACTGTGGCCTCCCGAGACAAGCTCTCCATCCAGTGGTCATTCTTTCACAAGAAGGACTTACCACCAACTTCC CACAGCCCGTGCCTCAATACTGAGGGTATGGAGGAAAAGGCAGTCAGTCAGTGTCTAAATATGGCGCATGCAAGAGACGCTCGGGGAAGATGTAGCTGGACCTCTCAG ATTTACTATTCCGAAGGTGGACAAGCTGTAGCCATCGGGCAATTTAAAGATCGAATTATAGGGTCCAGCAGTCCAGATAATGCATCTATCACCATTTCACATATGCAACCAGCAGATAGTGGTGTCTACATCTGCGATGTTAACAACCCTCCTGATTTTGTTGGAAAAAATCAAGGCATCCTCAAAGTCAATGTGTTAG TGAAACCTTCTAAGCCCTTTTGCAGCATCCAAGGAGTACCAGAAACTGGCCATCCTATATCTCTTTCTTGCCTCTCGCTGCTTGGGACACCTTCCCCTGTATACTACTGGTATAAACTTGAAGGCGAAGACATCATCCCAGTGAAAGAAAACTTCA acCCAGCCACTGGGACTTTGGTTATTGGAAATCTGACCAGTTTTGAACAAGGTTATTACCAGTGCACAGCTATCAACAACCTTGGCAATAGTTCCTGTGAAATTGATCTGACTTCTTCTC ATCCAGAAGTTGGAATCATCGTTGGGGCGCTGGTGGGGACCCTCGTAGGTGCTGCCATCATCGTCTCTGTCATGTGCTTTGCAAGGAACAAAGCAAaggcaaaggggaaagaaaggaagcgaAATTCAAAGACCACCACAGAACTCGA ACCAATGACAAAGGTAAACCAAAGTACAGAGTTTGAGGCAATGCCAGATGAACACGTGATCCAGCTAGAAGCTACCTTGCCACCTTCTGGCCATGAGGATGACCCCGATGCCATCCTAGGGCCAGATCATCATCCTATCCCGGAGCCAGAGGCTGTCCAGGAGCCTGCCCCGCAGCCTGCCCCTGGGCCACAGCCTGTCCCAGGGCTGGAGCTTGAGATAAAGCTGGAGCCAGAGCTGAAGCCAGACCCAGatccggagccggagccggagctgGAGCCTGAgtctgagcctgagcctgagcctgggATTATAGTGGAGCCCTTGTGTGAGAAGGATAGGGAGTGA
- the VSIG1 gene encoding V-set and immunoglobulin domain-containing protein 1 isoform X14: protein MVFAFWKVFLILSCLAGQVSMVQVTIPNSIVNVTIGSDVTLVCTYTSTVASRDKLSIQWSFFHKKDLPPTSIYYSEGGQAVAIGQFKDRIIGSSSPDNASITISHMQPADSGVYICDVNNPPDFVGKNQGILKVNVLVKPSKPFCSIQGVPETGHPISLSCLSLLGTPSPVYYWYKLEGEDIIPVKENFNPATGTLVIGNLTSFEQGYYQCTAINNLGNSSCEIDLTSSHPEVGIIVGALVGTLVGAAIIVSVMCFARNKAKAKGKERKRNSKTTTELEPMTKVNQSTEFEAMPDEHVIQLEATLPPSGHEDDPDAILGPDHHPIPEPEAVQEPAPQPAPGPQPVPGLELEIKLEPELKPDPDPEPEPELEPESEPEPEPGIIVEPLCEKDRE, encoded by the exons GTCAAGTTAGTATGGTGCAGGTGACCATCCCAAACAGCATTGTGAACGTGACTATTGGATCTGATGTCACACTTGTCTGCACCTACACCAGCACTGTGGCCTCCCGAGACAAGCTCTCCATCCAGTGGTCATTCTTTCACAAGAAGGACTTACCACCAACTTCC ATTTACTATTCCGAAGGTGGACAAGCTGTAGCCATCGGGCAATTTAAAGATCGAATTATAGGGTCCAGCAGTCCAGATAATGCATCTATCACCATTTCACATATGCAACCAGCAGATAGTGGTGTCTACATCTGCGATGTTAACAACCCTCCTGATTTTGTTGGAAAAAATCAAGGCATCCTCAAAGTCAATGTGTTAG TGAAACCTTCTAAGCCCTTTTGCAGCATCCAAGGAGTACCAGAAACTGGCCATCCTATATCTCTTTCTTGCCTCTCGCTGCTTGGGACACCTTCCCCTGTATACTACTGGTATAAACTTGAAGGCGAAGACATCATCCCAGTGAAAGAAAACTTCA acCCAGCCACTGGGACTTTGGTTATTGGAAATCTGACCAGTTTTGAACAAGGTTATTACCAGTGCACAGCTATCAACAACCTTGGCAATAGTTCCTGTGAAATTGATCTGACTTCTTCTC ATCCAGAAGTTGGAATCATCGTTGGGGCGCTGGTGGGGACCCTCGTAGGTGCTGCCATCATCGTCTCTGTCATGTGCTTTGCAAGGAACAAAGCAAaggcaaaggggaaagaaaggaagcgaAATTCAAAGACCACCACAGAACTCGA ACCAATGACAAAGGTAAACCAAAGTACAGAGTTTGAGGCAATGCCAGATGAACACGTGATCCAGCTAGAAGCTACCTTGCCACCTTCTGGCCATGAGGATGACCCCGATGCCATCCTAGGGCCAGATCATCATCCTATCCCGGAGCCAGAGGCTGTCCAGGAGCCTGCCCCGCAGCCTGCCCCTGGGCCACAGCCTGTCCCAGGGCTGGAGCTTGAGATAAAGCTGGAGCCAGAGCTGAAGCCAGACCCAGatccggagccggagccggagctgGAGCCTGAgtctgagcctgagcctgagcctgggATTATAGTGGAGCCCTTGTGTGAGAAGGATAGGGAGTGA
- the VSIG1 gene encoding V-set and immunoglobulin domain-containing protein 1 isoform X13 has product MTSRILECKCSVMHCFSQYVNYRHSSQVSMVQVTIPNSIVNVTIGSDVTLVCTYTSTVASRDKLSIQWSFFHKKDLPPTSIYYSEGGQAVAIGQFKDRIIGSSSPDNASITISHMQPADSGVYICDVNNPPDFVGKNQGILKVNVLVKPSKPFCSIQGVPETGHPISLSCLSLLGTPSPVYYWYKLEGEDIIPVKENFNPATGTLVIGNLTSFEQGYYQCTAINNLGNSSCEIDLTSSHPEVGIIVGALVGTLVGAAIIVSVMCFARNKAKAKGKERKRNSKTTTELEPMTKVNQSTEFEAMPDEHVIQLEATLPPSGHEDDPDAILGPDHHPIPEPEAVQEPAPQPAPGPQPVPGLELEIKLEPELKPDPDPEPEPELEPESEPEPEPGIIVEPLCEKDRE; this is encoded by the exons GTCAAGTTAGTATGGTGCAGGTGACCATCCCAAACAGCATTGTGAACGTGACTATTGGATCTGATGTCACACTTGTCTGCACCTACACCAGCACTGTGGCCTCCCGAGACAAGCTCTCCATCCAGTGGTCATTCTTTCACAAGAAGGACTTACCACCAACTTCC ATTTACTATTCCGAAGGTGGACAAGCTGTAGCCATCGGGCAATTTAAAGATCGAATTATAGGGTCCAGCAGTCCAGATAATGCATCTATCACCATTTCACATATGCAACCAGCAGATAGTGGTGTCTACATCTGCGATGTTAACAACCCTCCTGATTTTGTTGGAAAAAATCAAGGCATCCTCAAAGTCAATGTGTTAG TGAAACCTTCTAAGCCCTTTTGCAGCATCCAAGGAGTACCAGAAACTGGCCATCCTATATCTCTTTCTTGCCTCTCGCTGCTTGGGACACCTTCCCCTGTATACTACTGGTATAAACTTGAAGGCGAAGACATCATCCCAGTGAAAGAAAACTTCA acCCAGCCACTGGGACTTTGGTTATTGGAAATCTGACCAGTTTTGAACAAGGTTATTACCAGTGCACAGCTATCAACAACCTTGGCAATAGTTCCTGTGAAATTGATCTGACTTCTTCTC ATCCAGAAGTTGGAATCATCGTTGGGGCGCTGGTGGGGACCCTCGTAGGTGCTGCCATCATCGTCTCTGTCATGTGCTTTGCAAGGAACAAAGCAAaggcaaaggggaaagaaaggaagcgaAATTCAAAGACCACCACAGAACTCGA ACCAATGACAAAGGTAAACCAAAGTACAGAGTTTGAGGCAATGCCAGATGAACACGTGATCCAGCTAGAAGCTACCTTGCCACCTTCTGGCCATGAGGATGACCCCGATGCCATCCTAGGGCCAGATCATCATCCTATCCCGGAGCCAGAGGCTGTCCAGGAGCCTGCCCCGCAGCCTGCCCCTGGGCCACAGCCTGTCCCAGGGCTGGAGCTTGAGATAAAGCTGGAGCCAGAGCTGAAGCCAGACCCAGatccggagccggagccggagctgGAGCCTGAgtctgagcctgagcctgagcctgggATTATAGTGGAGCCCTTGTGTGAGAAGGATAGGGAGTGA